The proteins below come from a single Stomoxys calcitrans chromosome 1, idStoCalc2.1, whole genome shotgun sequence genomic window:
- the LOC131995705 gene encoding putative nuclease HARBI1, producing MDVLTSHILPSQKSFAVAPIVKLSAALRFFAEGGYQTGIGKDCDVSMAQSSWSKVLAKVIQIFEENLCPRWIRFWRTEDEKIKIALAFYTKHGIPSVDGTHVRIIAPKSNKDLYYNRKGYYSLNVMLVCDHELRIQYVDASHPGACHDSFIWNNSELRAHLEKPYSIGGSSYWLLGDAGYALEPWLMTPHRRPQDGSVEFKFNEVHCKCRNVIERINGVLKNRWRCILGARELYYTPEEAVKIINICCALHNNCISFKFNTAINEVVNFDIFSMSDSDVVSSLSLFYLSVAQISPTSPSDSSTELGRSLQLELHHFN from the exons ATGGATGTACTTACTTCCCACATTCTACCATCACAAAAGTCGTTTGCAGTAGCCCCTATAGTGAAGTTAAGTGCGGCATTGCGTTTCTTTGCCGAAGGTGGTTACCAAACAGGAATTGGTAAAGATTGTGACGTGTCCATGGCCCAAAGCAGTTGGAGTAAAGTTCTGGCAAAAGTGATACAGATATTTGAAGAAAACTTATGCCCAAGATGGATAAGATTCTGGAGAACAGaagatgaaaaaattaaaattgcacTAGCTTTTTATACAAAACATGGTATTCCAAGTGTCGACGGAACCCATGTCCGCATTATTGCACCCAAAAGTAATAAAGATTTGTATTACAATAGGAAAGGATACTACAGTTTGAATGTAATGTTG GTCTGTGACCACGAGCTTAGGATTCAATATGTAGACGCATCACACCCCGGCGCGTGCCACGATTCATTCATTTGGAATAACAGCGAATTGCGAGCTCACCTAGAAAAACCATATTCAATAGGCGGTAGCAGTTATTGGCTCCTTG GAGATGCAGGGTATGCTTTAGAACCATGGCTGATGACACCCCATAGAAGACCACAGGATGGATCCGTTGAATTCAAGTTTAACGAAGTCCATTGTAAATGCCGCAATGTAATTGAACGTATTAATGGCGTCTTGAAAAATAGGTGGAGGTGCATTCTTGGTGCTAGAGAGCTGTATTACACTCCGGAAGAGGCagtaaaaataattaatatttgCTGTGCATTGCACAATAATTGCATTAGTTTCAAATTCAATACTGCTATAAATGAGGTGGttaattttgacattttcagcATGAGTGATAGTGATGTGGTATCTTCACTTTCCCTATTCTATTTATCTGTTGCTCAAA TTTCCCCCACTTCACCGTCGGATTCCAGCACCGAATTGGGACGTTCACTTCAATTGGAATTGCATCACTTCAATTGA